In a single window of the Nocardioides massiliensis genome:
- the recA gene encoding recombinase RecA, with product MAAGDREKALEAALANIDKQYGKGSVMRLGDDTRPPLEVIPTGAIALDVALGIGGLPRGRVVEIYGPESSGKTTVALHAVASAQAAGGIVAFIDAEHALDPEYAKNLGVDTDALLVSQPDSGEQALEIADMLIRSGALDLIVIDSVAALVPRAEIEGEMGDSHVGLQARLMSQALRKMTGALNNSGTTAIFINQLREKIGVMFGSPETTTGGRALKFYSSVRLDVRRIETLKDGTDMVGNRTRVKVVKNKVAPPFKQAEFDIMYGKGISREGGLIDVGVEAGLVRKAGAWYTYEGDQLGQGKENARNFLRDNPDLANELEKKILEKLGVTPQVDVEAAEEPTGIDF from the coding sequence ATGGCTGCAGGAGACCGCGAGAAGGCCCTCGAGGCCGCACTGGCCAACATCGACAAGCAGTACGGCAAGGGCTCGGTCATGCGGCTGGGCGACGACACCCGCCCGCCGCTGGAGGTCATCCCGACCGGCGCGATCGCGCTCGACGTCGCGCTCGGCATCGGTGGCCTGCCGCGCGGTCGCGTGGTGGAGATCTACGGCCCGGAGTCCTCCGGCAAGACGACCGTCGCCCTCCACGCCGTCGCCAGCGCCCAGGCGGCCGGCGGCATCGTCGCCTTCATCGACGCCGAGCACGCCCTCGACCCGGAGTACGCCAAGAACCTCGGCGTCGACACCGACGCGCTGCTGGTCTCCCAGCCCGACTCCGGTGAGCAGGCCCTCGAGATCGCCGACATGCTGATCCGCTCCGGCGCGCTCGACCTGATCGTCATCGACTCCGTGGCCGCGCTCGTGCCGCGCGCCGAGATCGAGGGCGAGATGGGCGACAGCCACGTCGGTCTGCAGGCCCGGCTGATGAGCCAGGCGCTGCGCAAGATGACCGGTGCGCTCAACAACTCCGGCACGACCGCGATCTTCATCAACCAGCTGCGCGAGAAGATCGGCGTCATGTTCGGCTCGCCCGAGACCACCACCGGTGGCCGCGCGCTGAAGTTCTACTCCTCGGTGCGCCTCGATGTGCGGCGCATCGAGACACTCAAGGACGGCACCGACATGGTCGGCAACCGCACCCGCGTCAAGGTCGTGAAGAACAAGGTCGCTCCGCCGTTCAAGCAGGCCGAGTTCGACATCATGTATGGCAAGGGCATCAGCCGTGAGGGCGGCCTGATCGACGTCGGCGTCGAGGCGGGCCTGGTCCGCAAGGCCGGCGCTTGGTACACCTACGAGGGCGACCAGCTCGGTCAGGGCAAGGAGAACGCGCGCAACTTCCTGCGCGACAACCCCGACCTGGCCAACGAGCTCGAGAAGAAGATCCTCGAGAAGCTCGGCGTCACCCCGCAGGTCGACGTCGAGGCCGCCGAGGAGCCGACGGGCATCGACTTCTGA